The following proteins are co-located in the Vicinamibacterales bacterium genome:
- a CDS encoding MATE family efflux transporter, whose protein sequence is MSGSTPTRKFDRSLVDGPLGPAVWKLAWPTMLQNLVSGLQGVVDHALVGNMMGYEANAGIGVAWQIFLVVIVFMASIFTGQAVLVARYAGAGDHEKVNTVVYQAFITAIGMFAILAPIGYFTTPWLLTLVNAAPEVRAQALPFLRINFVFSIGMLLFYMLSAALRAAGDAKTPLRLGVTLTVLNLVLNVILIPRYGTAGSAMGTSIAAAAVSGYALWLLFTNKLVVHFTRATCTRPDWTVIRSLYRFGLPTGVQGIAMNIGGVMLLRFIGSLEHSAAAQAAYTICYTELFSMITWTSVGLMGAAATIAGQNLGAGKPDRALHGVFTAARIGLMVAATVGLMFIAIPIPLLGIFGATEGTVADIAKQLLRFLAVSGFFISTALTFTGGLQGTGDTKSPLYITLVSQIAIPLGLCAALQSMRPLHPQDIWLAIVLGHFTRSALSFLRFRQGRWREIKVDMEPARPAPAS, encoded by the coding sequence ATGTCCGGTTCCACCCCCACCAGGAAGTTCGACCGCTCGCTCGTGGACGGCCCGCTCGGCCCCGCGGTCTGGAAGCTGGCCTGGCCCACCATGCTCCAGAACCTGGTGTCCGGGCTCCAGGGCGTCGTGGACCACGCGCTCGTCGGGAACATGATGGGCTACGAGGCCAATGCCGGCATCGGCGTGGCCTGGCAGATCTTCCTCGTCGTGATCGTGTTCATGGCCTCGATCTTCACCGGCCAGGCCGTGCTCGTCGCCCGCTACGCCGGCGCCGGCGATCACGAGAAGGTGAACACGGTCGTCTACCAGGCGTTCATCACGGCCATCGGGATGTTCGCCATCCTCGCGCCGATCGGCTACTTCACCACGCCCTGGCTGCTCACGCTGGTGAACGCGGCCCCGGAGGTCCGGGCCCAGGCGCTGCCGTTCCTGCGCATCAACTTCGTGTTCAGCATCGGCATGCTGCTGTTCTACATGCTATCGGCGGCGCTGCGGGCTGCCGGCGACGCCAAGACGCCTCTGCGGCTGGGCGTCACCCTGACCGTCCTGAACCTCGTCTTGAACGTGATCCTGATCCCACGGTACGGCACCGCCGGGTCCGCGATGGGCACGTCGATCGCGGCGGCGGCCGTCAGCGGGTACGCGCTCTGGCTGCTGTTCACGAACAAGCTCGTGGTCCACTTCACCCGCGCGACGTGCACGCGTCCCGACTGGACCGTGATCCGCTCGCTGTACCGCTTCGGCCTCCCCACGGGGGTCCAGGGCATCGCCATGAACATCGGCGGCGTGATGCTGCTGCGCTTCATCGGCAGCCTCGAGCACAGCGCCGCGGCCCAGGCCGCCTACACGATCTGCTACACCGAGCTGTTCTCGATGATCACGTGGACGTCGGTGGGACTGATGGGCGCCGCCGCCACGATCGCCGGCCAGAACCTCGGCGCCGGCAAGCCGGACCGCGCGCTGCACGGCGTCTTCACCGCGGCCCGCATCGGCCTGATGGTGGCCGCCACGGTCGGCCTCATGTTCATCGCGATCCCGATTCCGCTGCTCGGGATCTTCGGCGCCACCGAGGGCACGGTCGCCGACATCGCGAAGCAGCTCCTGCGCTTCCTGGCCGTGTCCGGCTTCTTCATCAGCACGGCCCTCACCTTCACCGGCGGCCTCCAGGGCACGGGCGACACGAAGAGCCCCCTCTACATCACTCTCGTCTCGCAGATCGCGATTCCGCTCGGCTTGTGCGCGGCCCTGCAGAGCATGCGCCCGCTGCACCCGCAGGACATCTGGCTGGCGATCGTGCTCGGCCACTTCACCAGGAGCGCGCTGTCGTTCCTCAGGTTCCGGCAGGGCCGCTGGCGCGAGATCAAGGTGGACATGGAGCCGGCGCGGCCGGCGCCCGCGTCGTAG
- a CDS encoding DNA topoisomerase IV subunit B, protein MSYTAKNIQVLEGLEPVRKRPGMYIGGVGSAGLHHLVWEVLDNSIDEAMNGHASSIAVTLHADGSAVTIADDGRGIPVDNLPGQKKSALEVVFTVLHAGGKFEQGNYKTAGGLHGVGASVVNALSRELTATVRRDGAQWEMQFKQGKPVSGLKKVGPARGSGTTVTFRPDPTIFPKVEFDPQVIRDRLEVASFLHKGVKVTFDDQTTGTKQTFQHEDGLGDFLRKILAERSSRPVHDLAFQLARENGVRLELVLQWTESTDEHLRSYVNGIPTGSGGTHENGLRAGLGKAVRNFIETHNLSPKGVALTAEDIREGLTGILSVFIAEPQFQGQTKDRLNNPEVAAVVDGFVRPALEHWLNTNISIAEGIVARIILAARAREASRAAQQDVVRKGPTAGRVNLPGKLADCTQPGSVASELFVVEGDSAGGSAKQGRDRARQAILPLRGKVLNTEGVSTAKVLENKELADLVTALGCGVGKSFDLSRMRYGKVIILADADSDGHHIATLLLTFLYRHLPQLLSSGRVYLAQPPLYRIDIGKETFWALDEAHKEQILRQKTGRATPEITRFKGLGEMMPKVLWDTTLNPRTRRLLRVDVADQLVTDRVMNELMGKDASARFRFIMERAEDAQELDV, encoded by the coding sequence GGTCTGGGAGGTGCTCGACAACTCGATCGACGAGGCCATGAACGGCCACGCGTCGTCGATTGCCGTGACGCTGCACGCCGACGGATCCGCCGTCACGATCGCCGACGACGGGCGCGGCATCCCGGTGGACAACCTGCCGGGACAGAAGAAGAGCGCCCTCGAAGTGGTGTTCACGGTCCTCCATGCCGGCGGGAAGTTCGAGCAGGGGAACTACAAGACCGCGGGCGGCCTCCACGGCGTCGGCGCCAGCGTGGTGAACGCGCTGTCCCGCGAGCTCACGGCCACCGTCCGGCGCGACGGCGCGCAGTGGGAGATGCAGTTCAAGCAGGGCAAGCCCGTGAGCGGGCTGAAGAAGGTCGGCCCCGCGCGTGGTTCCGGCACCACCGTCACCTTCCGGCCCGATCCCACGATCTTCCCGAAGGTCGAGTTCGATCCCCAGGTCATCCGAGACCGCCTGGAGGTGGCGAGCTTCCTCCACAAGGGCGTCAAGGTCACCTTCGACGACCAGACCACCGGCACGAAGCAGACCTTCCAGCACGAGGACGGACTGGGCGACTTCCTGCGGAAGATCCTCGCGGAGCGGTCGAGCCGGCCCGTGCACGACCTCGCGTTCCAGCTCGCGCGCGAGAACGGCGTGCGGCTCGAGCTCGTGCTGCAGTGGACCGAGTCCACCGACGAACACCTGCGGAGCTACGTGAACGGCATCCCGACCGGCTCGGGCGGGACCCACGAGAACGGGCTGCGCGCCGGCCTCGGCAAGGCCGTGCGGAACTTCATCGAGACCCACAACCTGTCGCCGAAGGGGGTGGCGCTCACGGCCGAGGACATCCGGGAGGGGCTCACCGGGATCCTGTCCGTGTTCATCGCCGAACCGCAGTTCCAGGGGCAGACCAAGGACCGGCTCAACAACCCCGAGGTGGCCGCCGTGGTGGACGGCTTCGTGCGCCCGGCCCTCGAGCACTGGCTCAACACGAACATCTCGATCGCCGAGGGCATCGTCGCCCGGATCATCCTGGCCGCGCGGGCGCGCGAGGCGAGCCGGGCGGCCCAGCAGGACGTCGTCCGCAAGGGGCCCACGGCGGGCCGGGTGAACCTGCCGGGCAAGCTGGCCGACTGCACGCAGCCCGGCTCCGTCGCGAGCGAGCTCTTCGTGGTCGAGGGCGATTCCGCCGGCGGCTCGGCGAAGCAGGGGCGGGACCGCGCCCGCCAGGCCATCCTGCCGCTGCGCGGGAAGGTGCTCAACACCGAGGGGGTCTCCACCGCCAAGGTGCTCGAGAACAAGGAGCTCGCGGACCTCGTGACCGCCCTCGGCTGCGGCGTCGGGAAGTCGTTCGACCTGTCGCGGATGCGCTACGGGAAGGTGATCATCCTGGCCGACGCGGACTCCGATGGCCACCACATCGCGACCCTGCTGCTGACCTTCCTGTACCGCCACCTGCCGCAGCTGCTGTCGTCGGGGCGGGTGTACCTGGCGCAGCCGCCGCTCTACCGGATCGACATCGGCAAGGAGACGTTCTGGGCGCTCGACGAGGCGCACAAGGAGCAGATCCTCCGCCAGAAGACGGGGCGCGCCACGCCCGAGATCACGCGGTTCAAGGGACTCGGCGAGATGATGCCCAAGGTGCTGTGGGACACCACGCTCAACCCCCGCACCCGCCGTCTCCTCCGCGTGGACGTCGCTGATCAGCTGGTGACGGACCGCGTGATGAACGAACTGATGGGCAAGGACGCGTCGGCCCGCTTCCGCTTCATCATGGAACGCGCCGAGGACGCCCAGGAGCTCGACGTCTGA
- a CDS encoding DUF839 domain-containing protein, with protein sequence MRLSPGRTWTAITGGVLATGIIASAHDRGLTFSDFTPLAASAGATADESQPITLGNPAFEQRSIADRASQLAAGIPNSGNWDMNTLNETGRRRGRFLFTVFETGQAGIQRHDLRNGTTDTLWMTPFASPDVRGNVSFDASYWTPWGTFITAEESWGANSPYGRLFELRNPLDAPAIFGAPTTGGNGGADLVHRNVVPRTSHEGIQFDGRGHMYFVDELNGGAIYRYTPAASMGRVMSGKAEYFSAGQTAVLRVGDGATPNATGAYEWIPLTDRFGHALPGAVVVTDPNGVTSVDARATADAAVFKGTDYQRPEDLQIQRVRGRDHLYVTTTTTHEIYRLDLDRQVITVFADRNTIDLATGAPVGSALANPDNLAVDHDGNIYIVEDRNGAVDDDIWFAYDRNKDGDLTDPGEGIGRWASNGTPGSEFTGLYFDPDSPHRAWVNIQHPASGVDRTIEIAIPHGRRGHDDGDRDDRDDRR encoded by the coding sequence ATGCGACTGTCACCCGGACGCACGTGGACGGCGATCACCGGTGGTGTCCTCGCCACGGGCATCATCGCGAGCGCCCACGACCGCGGCCTCACGTTCTCGGACTTCACGCCGCTCGCGGCTTCGGCGGGTGCCACCGCTGACGAGAGCCAGCCCATCACGCTCGGCAACCCGGCCTTCGAGCAGCGATCGATCGCCGACCGCGCTTCCCAGCTCGCCGCCGGAATCCCGAACTCCGGCAACTGGGACATGAACACCCTGAACGAGACGGGCCGGCGCCGCGGCCGCTTCCTGTTCACGGTCTTCGAGACGGGCCAGGCCGGCATCCAACGCCACGATCTCCGGAACGGGACCACCGACACGCTCTGGATGACGCCGTTCGCGTCGCCTGACGTACGCGGCAACGTGTCCTTCGATGCGTCGTACTGGACGCCCTGGGGCACCTTCATCACCGCCGAGGAGAGCTGGGGCGCCAATTCGCCGTACGGCCGGCTGTTCGAGCTGCGGAATCCGCTCGACGCGCCCGCGATCTTCGGCGCGCCGACGACCGGCGGCAACGGCGGCGCGGACCTCGTGCACCGGAACGTCGTGCCCAGGACCTCGCACGAGGGCATCCAGTTCGACGGCCGGGGTCACATGTACTTCGTGGACGAGCTGAACGGCGGCGCGATCTACCGCTACACGCCCGCGGCCAGCATGGGCCGCGTCATGAGCGGGAAGGCCGAGTACTTCTCGGCCGGCCAGACGGCCGTGCTCCGCGTCGGCGACGGCGCCACGCCGAACGCCACCGGCGCCTACGAGTGGATTCCCCTGACCGACCGGTTCGGCCACGCCCTGCCCGGCGCGGTCGTCGTCACGGACCCGAACGGCGTGACGTCGGTGGACGCGCGGGCGACGGCCGACGCGGCCGTCTTCAAGGGCACCGACTACCAGCGGCCCGAGGACCTGCAGATCCAGCGGGTGCGCGGCCGTGACCACCTGTACGTCACGACGACCACGACGCACGAGATCTACCGCCTCGATCTCGACCGTCAGGTGATCACGGTGTTCGCCGACCGCAACACGATCGACCTGGCCACGGGCGCCCCGGTCGGGAGCGCGCTGGCCAACCCGGACAACCTGGCCGTCGACCACGACGGCAACATCTACATCGTCGAGGACCGCAACGGCGCCGTCGACGACGACATCTGGTTCGCCTACGACCGCAACAAGGACGGCGACCTGACCGATCCGGGCGAGGGCATCGGCCGCTGGGCGTCGAACGGGACGCCGGGCTCCGAGTTCACGGGCCTCTACTTCGATCCGGACAGCCCCCACCGCGCCTGGGTCAACATCCAGCACCCCGCGAGCGGGGTCGACCGCACGATCGAGATCGCCATTCCCCACGGTCGCCGCGGCCACGACGACGGCGACCGCGACGATCGGGACGACCGGCGGTAA
- the pruA gene encoding L-glutamate gamma-semialdehyde dehydrogenase, which produces MSSHFSGIRTVLPPRNEPIKAYAPGSPEKASLKNRLAAMAGETIDIPLIIGGREIRTGDRGRAVMPHAHGHVLATWHHARPKDVAAAIAAAQDAKREWSSWPWEDRVAVFLKAAELLATTWRDTLNAATMLNQSKTVFQSEIDAACELVDFWRFNTAFAADLMAEQPVSTQAMWNQSDYRPLEGFVYAVSPFNFTAIGGNLTTTPAMMGNTVVWKPAQTAMVSAYYTMKLLEAAGLPPGVINFVPGDPVLVSDVALNSPDLGGIHFTGSTGVFQHMWEHVGTNIRKYRSYPRLVGETGGKDFIMVHASADPQEVAVAMVRGAFEYQGQKCSAASRVYVPKSLWPDVRERAVAMMREIKMGDPRDFRNFMGAVIDRKAFTKISGYISHARRNAKVVQGGGCNGRVGYFVEPTLVQTDDPGYRLMCEEIFGPVLTAHPYADRKFDEMLQVVDQTSPYALTGSIFARDRAVIRQASAALRNAAGNFYVNDKPTGATVGQQPFGGARASGTNDKAGSKMNLLRWTSARSIKETYDPPKDYTYPFMGEE; this is translated from the coding sequence ATGTCCTCCCATTTTTCAGGTATCCGCACGGTCCTCCCGCCCCGGAACGAGCCGATCAAGGCCTATGCGCCCGGCTCTCCCGAGAAGGCCTCCCTCAAGAACCGCCTGGCCGCCATGGCCGGCGAGACCATCGACATCCCGCTCATCATCGGCGGCCGCGAGATCCGCACGGGCGATCGCGGCAGGGCCGTGATGCCCCACGCGCACGGACACGTCCTGGCCACCTGGCACCATGCCCGTCCGAAGGACGTGGCCGCCGCGATTGCCGCGGCCCAGGACGCCAAGCGCGAGTGGTCGAGCTGGCCCTGGGAGGACCGCGTCGCGGTGTTCCTCAAGGCGGCCGAGCTCCTGGCGACCACGTGGCGCGACACGCTGAACGCCGCGACGATGCTGAACCAGTCGAAGACGGTCTTCCAGTCGGAGATCGACGCCGCCTGCGAGCTCGTCGACTTCTGGCGGTTCAACACCGCCTTCGCGGCGGATCTGATGGCGGAACAGCCGGTCTCCACGCAGGCGATGTGGAACCAGAGCGACTACCGGCCGCTCGAGGGCTTCGTCTACGCCGTCTCTCCGTTCAACTTCACGGCGATCGGCGGGAACCTCACGACGACGCCCGCGATGATGGGCAACACGGTGGTCTGGAAGCCGGCGCAGACGGCGATGGTCAGCGCCTACTACACGATGAAGCTGCTCGAGGCGGCCGGCCTGCCGCCCGGGGTCATCAACTTCGTGCCCGGCGATCCGGTCCTCGTGAGCGACGTCGCCCTGAACTCGCCCGACCTGGGCGGCATCCACTTCACCGGGTCCACGGGCGTGTTCCAGCACATGTGGGAGCACGTCGGCACGAACATCCGGAAGTACCGCTCCTATCCTCGACTGGTGGGTGAGACGGGTGGCAAGGACTTCATCATGGTCCATGCCTCCGCCGATCCCCAGGAAGTGGCCGTCGCCATGGTCCGCGGCGCCTTCGAGTACCAGGGCCAGAAGTGCAGCGCGGCCAGCCGCGTGTACGTCCCGAAGTCGCTGTGGCCCGACGTCCGCGAGCGCGCCGTCGCGATGATGCGCGAGATCAAGATGGGCGATCCGCGCGACTTCCGGAACTTCATGGGCGCCGTGATCGACAGGAAGGCGTTCACGAAGATCAGCGGCTACATCTCCCATGCGCGGCGCAACGCCAAGGTGGTGCAGGGCGGCGGCTGCAACGGACGGGTGGGCTACTTCGTCGAGCCGACGCTCGTGCAGACCGACGACCCGGGCTATCGGCTCATGTGCGAGGAGATCTTCGGGCCGGTGCTCACCGCGCACCCCTACGCGGACCGCAAGTTCGACGAGATGCTGCAGGTCGTGGACCAGACCTCGCCCTACGCGCTCACGGGCTCGATCTTCGCCCGCGACAGGGCCGTCATCCGCCAGGCGTCGGCCGCGCTCCGGAACGCGGCCGGCAACTTCTACGTGAACGACAAGCCGACGGGCGCCACCGTGGGGCAGCAGCCGTTCGGCGGCGCGAGGGCCTCGGGCACCAACGACAAGGCCGGATCGAAGATGAACCTGCTGCGCTGGACGAGCGCCCGGTCGATCAAGGAAACCTACGATCCGCCCAAGGACTACACGTACCCCTTCATGGGCGAAGAGTAG